Proteins from a single region of Cupriavidus sp. MP-37:
- a CDS encoding pyridoxamine 5'-phosphate oxidase family protein: MTSTTPAYLRSEMRRTDLAWTDWPAIEAFLKNELICRVAVHDTPYPYITAQSFTFTGDAFLIHSSRFGKLAAAIRANPLVTIEVDRPVALLKAPKGQNTSLEYFSVIARCAVRLRDSIDEVRAHQCQALDKFRPEKDYTPIEDGAASQIVAYRCEIREMSAKKRILADGQYSPPGQPRAPYLRYPFQSGATLSGLPPEAFDPHRFKAK; this comes from the coding sequence ATGACAAGCACCACCCCTGCCTACCTGCGCAGCGAGATGCGCCGGACCGACCTGGCCTGGACCGACTGGCCGGCCATCGAAGCCTTCTTGAAGAATGAGCTGATCTGCCGGGTCGCGGTGCATGACACACCGTACCCCTATATCACGGCGCAGAGCTTTACCTTCACCGGCGACGCGTTCCTGATCCACAGTTCGAGATTCGGCAAGCTTGCCGCGGCGATCCGGGCGAACCCGTTGGTTACGATCGAGGTCGACCGGCCCGTGGCCTTGCTGAAGGCGCCCAAGGGCCAGAACACCAGCCTGGAGTATTTCAGCGTCATCGCGCGCTGTGCAGTCCGGTTGCGTGACAGTATCGACGAGGTACGTGCGCACCAGTGCCAGGCGCTGGACAAGTTCCGCCCGGAAAAGGACTACACGCCGATCGAGGATGGCGCGGCCAGCCAGATCGTCGCCTATCGCTGCGAGATCCGCGAGATGAGCGCGAAGAAGCGCATCCTGGCCGACGGCCAGTACTCGCCGCCAGGGCAGCCGCGCGCGCCGTACCTGCGCTATCCGTTTCAGTCCGGTGCGACGCTGTCCGGTCTGCCGCCGGAAGCGTTTGATCCCCATCGGTTCAAGGCGAAGTAG
- a CDS encoding Ohr family peroxiredoxin gives MAKQGLQPPPLSLLDQYRGRGFHPLYTTTVTVTGGETGHGRASGVARSDDGNLDIHLRLPAALGGPGDGTNPEQLFAAGYAACFHGALHLLARRAGLPVDDFSVAVEVAFGRDPVDGAYALAAKVRVRMPGVARPLAEELVRNTERFCPYVKMAGQGIASIVAVVD, from the coding sequence ATGGCGAAGCAGGGGTTGCAGCCCCCACCGTTGAGCCTGCTCGACCAATACCGCGGGCGCGGCTTCCATCCGCTCTACACCACGACCGTCACCGTCACCGGCGGCGAGACCGGACACGGCCGCGCCTCCGGCGTGGCCCGCTCCGATGACGGCAACCTCGACATCCACCTGCGGCTGCCGGCTGCGCTGGGCGGCCCCGGCGACGGTACCAACCCCGAACAGCTGTTCGCCGCGGGCTACGCCGCGTGTTTCCACGGCGCCCTGCACCTGCTGGCCCGGCGCGCCGGCCTCCCGGTCGACGACTTTTCCGTGGCAGTCGAGGTTGCCTTCGGCCGCGACCCTGTCGACGGCGCCTACGCGCTGGCCGCGAAAGTGCGCGTCAGGATGCCGGGCGTGGCCCGGCCGCTGGCGGAGGAGCTGGTGCGCAATACGGAGCGCTTCTGTCCCTACGTGAAGATGGCCGGGCAGGGCATTGCCAGCATCGTGGCAGTGGTGGACTGA
- a CDS encoding helix-turn-helix domain-containing protein: MYGKSENRDDYQAIDRPVGGMARKLKDGFYIAAHSHPRGQLIYAYVGAILVTTDFGSWVVPPQRAVWVPSNVEHAMQACGDVEMRTVYVREDAVPAELHGCCVVAVPPLLRELISATVHMPMAYEESSRDGLVVQLLLQELRPLSVVPLHLPMPRDPRLGKICAKILEDPSDETSVQAWSRSVGASERTIIRLFPEETGMTYSRWKQQARLMAAVRLLAEGCHVTDIALQLGYESPSAFSAMFRRALGMTPTEYFRDRTGD, from the coding sequence ATGTACGGAAAGAGCGAGAACCGCGACGACTACCAGGCGATAGACCGGCCGGTTGGTGGCATGGCGCGCAAGCTGAAGGATGGCTTCTATATCGCCGCGCATTCCCATCCGCGCGGCCAGCTGATCTATGCCTATGTGGGGGCCATCCTGGTCACCACCGACTTTGGCTCCTGGGTGGTGCCGCCCCAGCGCGCGGTCTGGGTGCCGAGCAACGTCGAACACGCCATGCAGGCGTGCGGCGACGTCGAGATGCGGACGGTCTATGTCCGCGAAGATGCCGTTCCCGCAGAGTTGCACGGCTGTTGCGTGGTGGCGGTGCCGCCGCTGCTGCGCGAGCTTATCTCGGCCACCGTGCACATGCCGATGGCATATGAGGAAAGCAGCCGCGATGGCCTGGTGGTGCAGCTCCTGCTGCAAGAGCTGCGCCCGCTTTCGGTGGTCCCGCTGCATCTGCCGATGCCCAGGGATCCCCGGCTGGGCAAGATCTGCGCGAAGATCCTCGAGGACCCCTCGGACGAGACCTCGGTGCAGGCATGGAGCCGCTCGGTTGGCGCCAGCGAACGGACCATCATCCGCCTGTTTCCGGAAGAAACGGGCATGACCTACAGCCGCTGGAAGCAGCAGGCCCGCCTGATGGCCGCGGTTCGCCTGCTTGCCGAGGGCTGCCATGTCACCGACATCGCACTGCAACTCGGTTACGAAAGTCCAAGCGCATTCAGCGCCATGTTCAGGCGGGCGCTTGGCATGACGCCCACCGAGTATTTCCGGGACCGGACCGGCGATTAG
- a CDS encoding GntR family transcriptional regulator, whose translation MGSRFDAGAAIGGVLYKDVKHAILAALAEGEWKPGEVIPSERKLIERFGVSIGTLRKAIDELVAENILIRHQGRGTFVATHRQEDHFFRFFRIVRQDGYREFPTVQLAKFRRAKADKEEAAALGLPLGDAVFRFTNVLSLEGRPVMIDAITVPAERFKTLTEKLLRERPNTLYNFYQDVFGINIIRTEERLRAALADQEDHELLGIPVGSAMLKILRVASSYQNERIEYRVSRLDTSDYEFALSQP comes from the coding sequence GTGGGTTCCAGATTCGATGCCGGCGCAGCCATCGGCGGCGTGCTGTACAAGGACGTCAAGCACGCCATCCTGGCCGCCCTTGCCGAGGGCGAGTGGAAACCGGGCGAAGTCATTCCGTCGGAGCGCAAGCTGATCGAGCGCTTCGGCGTCTCGATCGGCACACTGCGCAAGGCCATCGACGAACTGGTGGCCGAGAACATCCTGATCCGCCACCAGGGGCGGGGAACCTTCGTCGCCACGCACCGGCAGGAAGACCATTTTTTCCGCTTCTTCCGCATCGTGCGCCAGGACGGCTACCGCGAGTTCCCGACCGTGCAGCTGGCAAAGTTCCGCCGCGCCAAAGCGGACAAGGAAGAAGCCGCGGCGCTGGGGCTGCCGCTCGGCGACGCCGTGTTCCGCTTCACCAACGTGCTGTCGCTGGAAGGGCGCCCGGTCATGATCGATGCCATCACCGTGCCGGCGGAACGCTTCAAGACCCTCACCGAGAAACTGCTGCGCGAGCGGCCGAACACGCTCTACAACTTCTACCAGGACGTCTTCGGCATCAACATCATCCGCACCGAAGAGCGCCTGCGCGCGGCGCTGGCCGACCAGGAAGACCATGAGCTGCTGGGCATTCCGGTGGGCAGCGCGATGCTGAAGATACTGCGGGTGGCGTCCTCCTACCAGAACGAGCGCATCGAGTACCGCGTGTCGCGGCTGGATACGTCGGATTACGAGTTCGCGCTGTCGCAGCCGTGA
- a CDS encoding GlxA family transcriptional regulator, whose protein sequence is MPPSASAPAAHDPARLLADRPRGLLFVAFPGMSVLDLTGPQTVFWAASRYARERGLAGYQIHLASEHGGLAASAEGTAVDTAPLSAIDLRCIDTIVLPGAPEMISLVDSATSLLAWLRQAATQVRRVASVCSGAFLLAQAGLLDGRRAATHWAMHAAFRARFPAVTLDPDAIFVRQDRIWTSAGVTTGIDMALALVEEDYGHEISLSAARELAVFIKRPGAQPQLSEILLTQSRQVPLFEALHLWIVENLSRETLSVEQLAEQAGMSLRNFARVYKQQTGRTPAKGVEHFRLEAARRLLQDPHRPVDQIARQCGFGSEERMRLTFQRHLGVSPSAYRAGIAS, encoded by the coding sequence ATGCCCCCTTCCGCCTCCGCGCCCGCCGCACACGACCCTGCCCGCCTGCTTGCCGACCGCCCGCGCGGCCTGCTGTTCGTCGCCTTCCCCGGGATGAGCGTGCTGGACCTCACCGGGCCGCAAACGGTGTTCTGGGCGGCCTCGCGCTACGCGCGCGAACGCGGGCTGGCGGGCTACCAGATCCATCTGGCCAGCGAGCATGGCGGCCTGGCCGCCTCGGCCGAAGGCACGGCCGTGGATACCGCCCCGCTTTCGGCCATCGATCTGCGCTGCATCGATACCATCGTCCTGCCGGGCGCGCCGGAGATGATCAGCCTGGTGGACAGCGCCACGTCCCTGCTCGCGTGGTTGCGGCAGGCCGCCACACAGGTTCGCCGCGTCGCCTCGGTCTGCAGCGGCGCTTTCCTGCTGGCGCAGGCTGGCCTGCTCGACGGCAGGCGCGCGGCCACCCACTGGGCCATGCATGCGGCCTTCCGCGCGCGTTTTCCCGCGGTCACGCTGGACCCGGATGCCATCTTCGTGCGCCAGGACCGCATCTGGACCTCGGCGGGCGTCACCACCGGCATCGACATGGCGCTTGCGCTGGTCGAGGAAGACTACGGCCACGAGATCTCGCTGAGCGCGGCGCGGGAACTGGCGGTCTTCATCAAGCGCCCCGGCGCCCAGCCCCAGCTCAGCGAAATCCTGCTGACCCAGAGCCGGCAAGTGCCGTTGTTCGAGGCGCTGCATCTCTGGATCGTCGAGAACCTGTCGCGGGAAACCCTGTCGGTGGAGCAGCTCGCCGAGCAGGCCGGCATGAGCCTGCGCAACTTTGCGCGGGTCTACAAGCAGCAGACCGGCCGGACCCCGGCCAAGGGCGTGGAGCATTTCCGGCTGGAGGCCGCGCGGCGGCTGCTGCAGGACCCGCACCGGCCGGTCGACCAGATCGCGCGGCAGTGCGGCTTCGGCAGCGAAGAACGGATGCGGCTGACATTCCAGCGCCACCTGGGCGTCTCGCCCAGCGCGTACCGCGCCGGGATCGCCAGCTGA
- a CDS encoding alpha/beta hydrolase — MSVYRNFNQEELDKQYNVRAGIPGFQDIFKRWDDTSAAFRLQHPVKPDLAYGGHAKQSLDFFPTASRERPLLVFIHGGYWQSLDKSDFSFVAAPYLQRDINVAVVNYRLAPEVGMAEIVRDNQEAVAWLYRHAAELGFDPHRIFVSGHSAGGHLTATLAGTDWASFDVPADILKGGCAISGLYDLEPIRLCYLNQVVGLSTADVARYSPVHHVPKIKLPMILTVGGDESPEYHRLQREYQALLGECGFDVQVVVQERGHHFDAVDLLGDPNGALAAAVLRMIAGA, encoded by the coding sequence ATGTCAGTGTATCGAAACTTCAATCAGGAAGAACTGGACAAGCAGTACAACGTCAGGGCGGGAATCCCCGGGTTCCAGGACATCTTCAAGCGCTGGGACGACACCAGCGCCGCGTTCCGTCTCCAGCATCCGGTTAAGCCGGATCTTGCCTATGGCGGGCACGCCAAGCAGTCACTGGACTTCTTCCCCACGGCCAGCCGCGAGCGCCCGCTGCTGGTCTTCATTCATGGCGGCTACTGGCAATCGCTGGATAAATCCGACTTCAGCTTCGTTGCAGCGCCGTACCTGCAGCGCGATATCAACGTCGCAGTGGTGAACTACCGCCTCGCGCCGGAGGTGGGCATGGCGGAGATCGTCCGCGACAATCAGGAGGCGGTGGCCTGGCTCTACCGCCATGCTGCCGAACTGGGATTCGACCCGCACCGCATCTTCGTGTCCGGCCATTCGGCCGGCGGCCATCTCACCGCCACGCTGGCGGGAACGGACTGGGCATCCTTTGACGTACCGGCGGATATCCTCAAGGGTGGATGCGCGATCAGCGGCTTGTATGACCTGGAGCCCATCCGGCTGTGCTATCTGAACCAGGTGGTCGGGCTGTCCACGGCGGACGTCGCCCGCTACAGTCCGGTCCACCATGTCCCCAAAATCAAGCTGCCCATGATCCTGACCGTCGGTGGAGATGAATCGCCGGAGTACCACCGGCTGCAGCGCGAATACCAGGCGCTGCTGGGCGAATGCGGCTTCGACGTGCAGGTGGTGGTGCAGGAGCGCGGCCATCATTTCGATGCAGTGGACCTGCTGGGCGACCCCAATGGCGCCCTGGCGGCCGCGGTGCTACGCATGATCGCCGGCGCCTGA
- a CDS encoding SDR family oxidoreductase: MKIVVIGGTGLIGSKVVARLAAQGHEVVAASPQTGVNALTGEGLEQALAGAQVVVDVANSPSFADDAVLHFFETSGRNLAAAEKAAGVAHHVALSVVGTDKLAQSGYFRGKIAQEALIRNAGIPYTIVRSTQFLEFLGGIVQSGADGDTIRLSSASIQPIASDDVADAVADHALADPANGIVDIAGPERFPLSELVQRYLEATDDPRKVVVDGKARYFGAELDDGTLVPEGPARLGKTSFAAWLRQRQQAAA, encoded by the coding sequence ATGAAGATCGTTGTGATTGGCGGTACCGGACTGATCGGCAGCAAGGTCGTGGCACGGCTTGCCGCGCAAGGCCATGAAGTGGTGGCGGCATCGCCACAGACCGGCGTGAACGCGTTGACCGGCGAGGGACTCGAGCAGGCGCTTGCCGGCGCGCAGGTCGTCGTCGACGTGGCCAATTCGCCCTCCTTCGCCGACGATGCCGTGCTGCATTTCTTCGAGACCTCGGGCCGCAACCTGGCGGCGGCGGAGAAGGCGGCCGGCGTCGCGCACCATGTGGCGCTGTCGGTGGTCGGCACGGACAAGCTCGCCCAAAGCGGCTACTTCCGCGGCAAGATCGCGCAGGAAGCCCTGATCCGCAACGCCGGCATCCCCTACACCATTGTCCGTTCCACGCAGTTCCTGGAGTTCCTTGGCGGCATCGTCCAGTCGGGCGCCGACGGCGATACGATCCGCCTGTCGTCGGCGTCGATTCAGCCGATTGCTTCCGACGACGTCGCCGATGCCGTGGCAGACCATGCCCTTGCCGATCCCGCCAACGGCATCGTCGATATCGCCGGGCCGGAACGCTTCCCGCTGAGCGAGCTGGTGCAACGTTATCTCGAAGCGACCGACGATCCGCGCAAGGTGGTCGTCGACGGCAAGGCCCGCTATTTCGGCGCCGAGCTGGATGATGGCACGCTGGTCCCGGAGGGCCCCGCGCGCCTGGGCAAGACCAGCTTCGCGGCATGGCTGCGACAGCGCCAGCAGGCGGCGGCCTGA
- a CDS encoding adenylosuccinate synthetase: protein MGAATKAGYADVLVGLQYGDEGKARVVDHLAAGYDVIARFNGGANAGHTIATPAGALRLRQVPSGVLHPGVALYIGSGCVVGLQQLASEIAMLAAQGMSVEGRLTISDRCPLVQPRHVLTDRRNGARIGTTGNGIGPCYADLAARMRGAERVAFQLRDLWCDEDRVFELMTRLAAQSDDDDERIAAMMDDMRRAWTVVRPFVTADAVALLRRVEAGARVLFEGAQSVMLDVVHGAQPWVTSSHTLPAYAYVGGDLPCRYHRKTIGVAKAIVSRVGSGPLPTELGGQRSEAYCAAAAHAGRGRADEAASHDPLALLAEADAFATGVAIRMLANEYGTGTGRPRRVGLLDIAQLRLAIQQAGVDEVYLNKCDSLAAFSHTPERCIPVVVGEAGSMRQRVLRFPAFAQEAMPTDAGSPLPPQLEALLAWLAQAIGRPLRGIGLGPERAQMRLLEPIQQTTP, encoded by the coding sequence ATGGGCGCCGCGACAAAGGCCGGCTACGCCGACGTCCTGGTGGGTCTGCAATATGGGGACGAGGGCAAGGCCCGGGTCGTCGACCACCTCGCCGCCGGGTATGACGTGATTGCGCGCTTTAACGGCGGGGCCAATGCCGGGCATACCATTGCAACGCCTGCCGGTGCGCTGCGGCTCCGGCAAGTGCCTTCCGGCGTGCTGCACCCCGGCGTTGCGCTCTACATCGGCTCAGGCTGCGTGGTCGGATTGCAGCAGCTGGCGTCCGAGATCGCGATGCTGGCGGCGCAAGGCATGAGCGTGGAAGGGCGCTTGACAATCAGCGACCGGTGCCCGCTGGTTCAGCCCCGTCATGTGCTGACGGACCGCCGCAATGGCGCACGGATCGGCACCACCGGCAACGGTATCGGTCCGTGCTACGCCGATCTGGCAGCGCGGATGCGGGGCGCCGAGCGCGTTGCGTTCCAGTTGCGCGACCTGTGGTGTGATGAGGACCGTGTGTTCGAACTGATGACCCGTCTGGCGGCGCAGTCCGATGACGATGACGAGCGCATCGCGGCGATGATGGACGACATGCGCCGCGCGTGGACGGTGGTCCGGCCGTTCGTGACGGCCGATGCTGTCGCGCTGTTGCGGCGGGTCGAGGCCGGTGCAAGGGTGCTGTTCGAGGGCGCGCAGTCGGTAATGCTGGACGTGGTGCATGGCGCCCAGCCGTGGGTCACTTCCAGCCATACGCTGCCCGCCTACGCCTACGTGGGAGGAGATCTGCCGTGCCGGTATCACCGCAAGACCATCGGTGTGGCCAAGGCCATCGTTTCCCGGGTCGGCAGTGGCCCGCTGCCGACCGAGCTGGGCGGGCAGCGTTCCGAGGCCTACTGCGCCGCGGCCGCACACGCTGGCCGCGGCCGCGCCGACGAAGCGGCCAGCCACGATCCGCTGGCCTTGCTTGCCGAAGCGGATGCGTTCGCGACGGGCGTGGCCATCAGGATGCTGGCGAACGAGTACGGCACCGGCACCGGCCGGCCACGGCGCGTGGGCCTGCTCGACATTGCGCAGCTGCGGCTCGCGATACAGCAGGCCGGCGTCGACGAGGTGTATCTCAACAAATGCGACAGCCTGGCCGCCTTTTCCCACACGCCCGAACGTTGCATCCCGGTCGTGGTCGGCGAGGCCGGCAGCATGCGCCAGCGCGTGTTGCGATTTCCGGCGTTTGCGCAGGAGGCCATGCCGACCGATGCCGGCTCGCCGCTGCCCCCGCAACTTGAAGCGCTGCTCGCATGGCTGGCGCAGGCCATCGGCCGGCCCTTGCGCGGTATCGGACTAGGTCCGGAACGCGCGCAGATGCGGCTTCTTGAACCCATCCAGCAGACCACACCATGA
- a CDS encoding aconitase family protein produces the protein MSAIAATARILLLADSASVMTAQLQGQPITLARAGALRDDVSTDEITPVPILTHYDDELGRFPYTGYKVEGTCPVTANAIRAGGFAVTVAGNRYGKGSSREHSPAAEKLAGIRLVIARSFERIYRQNADNIGLFTSTDFSLVTRLERGEPVETDMLLAGRDALAASILRHGGLLRFGQAYLRDVAPTTAARPTGPQTLFEKIVERHLLATPVTPARPVAGDGVFVRADWRFIHEYYTGMCAHMLHAAFGQPLQLKDAERIVVFEDHTSYVGESPAHVRGGLVDNVVRMRAAQRDFVRDYQLRCHRTLTEDESRSAPASHAAGISHAMMAERYALPGQVVVGTDSHTPHSGALGCVAFGVGTTDMANAFVTGAVRMTLPQCLLVRLDGVLAPGVTAKDVVLHLLAQPDIKAGAGVGKVFEFSGPVVSAMSIDERATLTNMCAELGGFTGIVAPDAETVRFLRERRGVDFEIEPWMRSDDGAAFAATLHVDCGALSPMVARPGDPGNGMPLAALTQRVPVAIAYGGSCTAGKREDFDGYHRVLHWAVQRGLRIAPHVTLYLQFGTTDVRDYCVRQGYMETFEAVGARILQPSCGACANCGPGSSERPEQVTVSSINRNFPGRSGPGQVWLASPPTVAASAIRGELASFEDLQRRYSEGAA, from the coding sequence ATGAGCGCCATCGCGGCCACCGCCCGCATTTTGCTCCTTGCCGATTCGGCGTCGGTCATGACGGCACAGCTGCAAGGGCAGCCCATCACGCTGGCCCGGGCCGGCGCGCTGCGCGACGACGTTTCCACCGACGAGATCACGCCGGTGCCGATCCTGACGCACTATGACGACGAGCTCGGCCGTTTTCCCTATACCGGCTACAAGGTCGAGGGCACGTGCCCGGTCACGGCCAACGCGATCCGCGCCGGCGGTTTTGCCGTGACCGTCGCCGGCAACCGCTACGGCAAGGGCTCGTCGCGCGAGCATAGTCCGGCGGCGGAGAAGCTGGCCGGCATCCGCCTCGTCATCGCCCGCAGTTTCGAGCGCATCTACCGCCAGAATGCCGACAACATCGGCCTGTTCACCTCGACCGACTTCAGCCTGGTCACCCGGCTGGAGCGAGGCGAGCCCGTCGAAACGGACATGCTGCTGGCCGGGCGCGACGCGCTGGCCGCATCGATCCTGCGGCACGGCGGGCTGCTCAGGTTCGGGCAGGCGTACCTGCGCGACGTGGCACCCACGACCGCGGCCCGTCCCACTGGCCCGCAGACGCTGTTCGAGAAGATCGTCGAGCGGCATTTGCTGGCCACGCCGGTGACGCCGGCGCGCCCGGTAGCGGGCGACGGTGTTTTCGTGCGGGCCGACTGGCGCTTTATCCACGAGTACTACACCGGCATGTGCGCCCACATGCTGCATGCGGCGTTCGGCCAGCCGCTGCAGCTGAAGGACGCGGAGCGCATCGTGGTGTTCGAAGACCACACCTCCTATGTCGGCGAAAGCCCGGCGCACGTGCGCGGCGGGCTGGTCGACAACGTGGTGCGCATGCGCGCGGCGCAACGGGACTTTGTCCGCGACTACCAGCTGCGCTGCCATCGCACGCTGACCGAGGACGAGTCGCGCAGCGCCCCGGCCAGCCATGCGGCCGGCATCTCGCATGCGATGATGGCCGAGCGCTATGCGCTGCCCGGGCAGGTTGTGGTGGGCACCGATTCGCACACCCCGCACAGCGGCGCGCTCGGATGCGTTGCCTTCGGCGTCGGCACCACCGACATGGCCAATGCCTTCGTGACCGGCGCCGTGCGCATGACGCTGCCGCAATGCCTGCTGGTGCGCCTGGACGGCGTGCTGGCGCCGGGCGTCACGGCCAAGGACGTCGTGCTGCATCTGCTGGCCCAGCCAGACATCAAGGCCGGCGCGGGCGTTGGCAAGGTGTTCGAGTTCTCCGGCCCGGTGGTCAGCGCGATGTCGATCGACGAGCGCGCCACGCTGACCAATATGTGCGCCGAACTGGGGGGCTTCACCGGCATCGTCGCCCCCGACGCGGAAACGGTGCGCTTCCTCAGGGAACGGCGCGGCGTCGATTTCGAGATCGAGCCATGGATGCGCAGCGATGACGGCGCCGCCTTTGCCGCCACCCTCCACGTCGATTGCGGCGCGCTCAGCCCGATGGTGGCCCGCCCCGGCGATCCGGGCAACGGCATGCCGCTGGCGGCGCTGACGCAGCGGGTGCCCGTGGCCATTGCCTACGGTGGCTCGTGCACGGCCGGCAAGCGCGAGGACTTCGACGGATATCACCGGGTGCTGCACTGGGCCGTGCAGCGCGGCTTGCGCATTGCGCCGCATGTCACGCTCTACCTGCAGTTCGGCACCACCGACGTGCGCGACTATTGCGTCCGCCAGGGCTACATGGAAACGTTCGAGGCCGTCGGCGCGCGCATCCTCCAGCCGTCGTGCGGCGCCTGCGCCAATTGCGGGCCGGGGTCGTCGGAGCGGCCGGAACAGGTGACGGTCAGCTCGATCAACCGCAATTTCCCCGGCCGCTCCGGTCCGGGGCAGGTCTGGCTGGCCAGCCCGCCAACCGTGGCCGCCAGCGCGATCCGCGGCGAACTGGCGTCGTTCGAGGACTTGCAGCGGCGCTACAGCGAAGGCGCGGCGTAG
- a CDS encoding MFS transporter, with the protein MKHTPLELMRVRTGDRLERLPICGYHRLLFAIIALAFFFDNLDLAMMTYLLGSIRTEFGLSAAQAGMLGSASFVGMAVGALSSGMLADRFGRKPVFQVSMIIWGVGSYLCSTASNPMELGAYRLLLGIGMGMELPLAQTLMSEFIPARQRGKYLALMDGNWPIAFICAGLMSYYVLSAYTWRTMFLLGAVPALFLIVVRRFVPESPRWLESRGRHAEAGAIVERIEQSVMRRMKLEALPEVTPSVAAAEPHASGLRVLWSRAYRSRTLTVWGLWFFALLGFYGLNTWIGALLQQSGLGVTKSVLYTVYISIGGIPGFLWAAWAVERWGRKPACVATLVGGACMVFIYGRVAGSSPEPLALFLSGGMMQFFMFGMWAVLYTYTPELYPTRARASGCGMASTVGRIGSLLGPALVGVVLPVAGQAGVFCLGALCFLAAAAIVFRFGIETRGRALENIAD; encoded by the coding sequence ATGAAGCATACCCCTCTCGAACTGATGCGCGTGCGCACCGGCGACCGGCTGGAACGGCTGCCCATATGCGGGTATCACCGCCTTCTGTTTGCCATCATTGCGCTGGCCTTCTTTTTCGACAATCTCGACCTGGCCATGATGACGTATTTGCTGGGTTCGATCCGGACAGAATTCGGATTGTCCGCTGCGCAGGCGGGCATGCTGGGGAGTGCCAGCTTTGTCGGTATGGCCGTCGGCGCGCTCAGTTCAGGGATGCTCGCCGATAGGTTCGGGCGCAAGCCCGTGTTTCAGGTCAGCATGATTATCTGGGGCGTGGGCAGCTATCTCTGTTCCACCGCGAGCAACCCCATGGAGCTGGGCGCATATCGGCTATTGCTCGGCATCGGCATGGGCATGGAGTTGCCGTTGGCACAGACGCTGATGTCGGAGTTCATCCCTGCGCGGCAGCGAGGCAAGTACTTGGCATTGATGGACGGCAACTGGCCGATCGCGTTTATCTGCGCTGGCCTGATGTCGTACTACGTGCTGAGTGCGTATACCTGGCGCACGATGTTCCTGCTCGGCGCGGTGCCTGCGCTCTTCCTGATCGTGGTCCGGCGCTTCGTGCCCGAGTCTCCGCGCTGGCTTGAGTCGCGGGGGCGCCATGCGGAAGCGGGCGCGATCGTCGAACGTATCGAGCAGTCGGTAATGCGGCGGATGAAACTTGAGGCATTGCCGGAAGTCACCCCGTCGGTTGCCGCGGCGGAGCCGCACGCATCGGGCCTGCGCGTGCTGTGGTCGCGCGCATACCGCAGCCGGACCCTGACCGTATGGGGGCTGTGGTTCTTCGCCCTGCTGGGGTTCTATGGCCTGAATACGTGGATCGGCGCGTTGCTGCAGCAGTCCGGCCTGGGCGTGACCAAGTCCGTGCTGTACACGGTGTATATCTCGATCGGTGGGATTCCGGGTTTTCTGTGGGCGGCGTGGGCGGTGGAGCGCTGGGGGCGCAAGCCTGCCTGCGTGGCGACGCTGGTCGGCGGAGCCTGCATGGTCTTCATCTATGGCCGGGTCGCCGGCTCGTCGCCGGAGCCGCTGGCGCTGTTCCTTTCCGGCGGCATGATGCAGTTCTTCATGTTCGGCATGTGGGCGGTGCTCTATACCTACACGCCGGAGCTATATCCAACGCGTGCGCGCGCGTCGGGCTGCGGCATGGCTTCGACCGTCGGGCGCATCGGCTCGCTGCTGGGGCCTGCGCTGGTGGGAGTGGTGCTTCCCGTCGCGGGGCAGGCCGGCGTGTTCTGTCTTGGCGCGCTGTGTTTCCTTGCCGCGGCGGCGATCGTATTCCGCTTCGGCATCGAGACCCGCGGCAGGGCGCTGGAAAACATCGCCGACTAG
- a CDS encoding RidA family protein — protein MSVMDRIQAAGIVLPAAEMPRALYVPYTLHHGLLTISGQLPLQDGKPMFIGKVPGTVSVEAAQAAARLCLSNLLGWACAATDGNLERIRGIVRVGGYVAAEPGFDDAPLVINAASELLNRIFAERGRHARLALGVASLPLGAPVEIEATFALDA, from the coding sequence ATGTCAGTGATGGATCGTATCCAGGCGGCAGGCATCGTCCTGCCCGCCGCCGAAATGCCCAGGGCGCTCTATGTGCCATACACGCTGCACCATGGTTTGCTGACGATCTCAGGCCAGCTGCCGCTGCAGGACGGCAAGCCAATGTTCATCGGCAAGGTGCCCGGCACGGTCAGCGTCGAGGCGGCCCAGGCGGCAGCGCGGCTTTGCCTGTCCAATCTGCTGGGCTGGGCGTGCGCCGCGACCGATGGCAATCTCGAGCGGATCCGGGGCATCGTGCGCGTGGGCGGCTACGTTGCAGCCGAGCCCGGTTTCGACGATGCGCCGCTGGTGATCAATGCTGCGTCGGAACTGCTCAACCGGATCTTTGCCGAGCGGGGGCGCCATGCTCGCTTGGCGCTCGGCGTTGCGAGCCTTCCGTTAGGTGCCCCGGTGGAGATCGAGGCAACCTTTGCGCTGGACGCCTAG